The DNA window ATACGTTTGCCTAACGGAGAATTGTGATTGTGATTGTCCCCATGAGACATACAGGCACAGCAATGACTGGCTCGAGCACACACGTGAACATGCTTTGCGCTGGATATGTGAATCTAAAACTCACAAGGAAATTTTTGACACAAAAGATGCTTTCATTTCTCATATGAAGTTGCATCGCAGAAAGGCCGTACCTGACAGCCTAATTGATGCGTGGGCAGATACATGTTTGCTGTTGCCTGGCCCAATATTCGAATCATGTCCCTTCTGCGGGATCGAGGAGCAAGATTTCAAGGGAAGCTTGCATGAGCACATTGCTAACCATCTCCTATCTCTTGCACTCCAATCGGTGCCGCCAGTGAATAATGACAATGAGGAAACAAACGATGTCGCCAAAAGCGAAGAGATGGATTACGAGATGAGTACCGTTCAAAGTGATCCAGACCACCATATGACTTTAGAATGATCCCGGACTTTCTGCCAGTCAAGGCTGTCACAGATGTCATGCCCACCTCAGCAGCCAGAATTCGCGCTGTTATCAACATCACCTTAGCACCACACCACAATTAAGTGCTAAAGCGGCAAATTACGAGAAAGAGGCCACAAGAAATGTGATGCGCGCCGATCGTTCATACAAGGCATTGCGAAATTTTCTCTTCAACTCTTCAGGGAGATCGAGTGGTGGATGAAACTGAGAAAACACGCACTCCAAGGCTcgagggagaggaagaacaAGTCGACTTGACACAGGCAGGCTGAtgaaaagaagcaaatacACAATAGGTCCCTGAAATAGTTCCTGGGAGATTGAATGTTTTAAATAGTGGTTATCCTGTTACGCCATGGGTATAATAAAAGCAGTTGTAAACAAATTGTATGATCCATGACAACTCCCGTAAACTTCAGCTCAACCATCTTCACTGCTCCATAATTCTCGTCCAAACATTCATTTCATCAAAGATATCAAGACAAGCCAAGTTATCcataatattatataaacaGTTGTTATCGCAGTTCTTCAGTGATACCGCTCGAGCCCGGCATATTCCCTTCGCAGCTGGCAGCTTGACTTTGCTCTCGCATAAGGTAGGAGGCATCAGCCAGTTCAACAGCAAACTCACAATATCTTTCTTTCAGACTACGCCGctgcacccagccctgccaggataACGACCATGCCTTCAAGAGCCACTCTAGTCGCCGGATCTTTTGAACTACGCCGCTGCACCCGGCCCTGCCAGGATAACGACCATGCTCTCAAAGTCTCCAGACGCTGAGTGATTGAACTACGCCGctgcacccagccctgccaggataACGACCATGTTCGTAGATATGTAGAGCTGTTGAGAGTAGCATTTCCTACATGcttgagagagaaaagaagactTATTGCTGCGATGGCTTGCCTGAAGAATCGAGCTCCCAAAGCGAAGATGAGGTTTTCCTTCTTGAAGAAGCCCTTGTACCCCTAGAACTTGAAGAAAGAGGTGACGAGTTCAAGTTGTGCGAGGTAGAACTCCGCTGAGTGCTTTTTTGCACACGATTAGTTTTCTTGCTAGCTGTAGATTCCTTCTTAGTTACACTTTGCCGTTGCCTTGTAACCTTGTTGGGAGTTGAGGGATTAGTTCGTGGAGTGGGCGCCGCAAAGACTTCGGGGGGGGGTTCATCACAATATCTGTGGCTGTTGATAAAGATGTGGAGGGCTCTGAGGATGCTGGGGCCTGTACAATCGAACGCTTCTGTCGTTTGCCCTTGGTGGGATTCCGTCGAGGCGTCTTTCTGACATTgctttcatcagcttcttgtGGTACAGAGACAGGGTGTTCAGAAGATGATGCCCTCCTTTGACGTTTCCGCTCTCCGTCATTAATcgcgtcatcatcatcttccggCCTGTATCTCTTTCTCGCTGGGCTTTTATCTGCGACATGGTCAATTGCACTGCTGGAAGCATTCTGGGATAGATCCTCTGTTATGGTTATGGAGGATTCGTCATCAAATCTTGGTCTTTTCCTTGGACGAGACGGATTATTCAGATTGCTAGCATTTGCATCTGTGGGGATTTCCGATGGTtgcgtctcttcatcttcaccatgaactctctttccttttgaTTTCCCGAAGCGCTGCCTAATCAGCAGTACCTGGTCgcttttaaaaaaaggagcTTTGTGAACATTGCCATCGTATGTGGGTTCATACACGGGGTTCTTAGAAGCAAGTTTTCTTCGCATGTAATCTTCATGGCTGAGCATATTAAGCAGCGCCATTTCGGACTCATCAGTCTCGGCCGTTGTATTTTGGGCATTGGAATTGGGGTTGGCTATGTCAGTATCATTTGTTGTTTCATCTTGCACTTCGTCAGGCGCCCAGCCATGGACAACTCCATTCAGAAGCTCGAGGAAATGCTGTAAACTACCAGTCATACTAGCTCTATATGCAGTATCGCTGGCATCCTCGCACTGGAAGCTTTTGCCGCCAGTCCAAGACTTCCTTGCAATACCACCGAGCCATTGTTTCGCTTCTTTCTCCcactcttcctttctctcttcgaGAAGCCTTTCCAGATCTTCTTGATCTTTGGCAACAtgttccagctccagcgcaaTCTCGAGGAACCGGTCTTCGCCAAGAATTGGGACGCGCATAGTATTAAAACGCTCCCAGTAGTCGCCAAAGATGTTTATATAGGCATGCGACAAGTTCTTAACACTGCTCTCCCATATTACCCTCTTTCCAGCAGCCAAGTCGGAGGATTCAAAGGCAGGCATTGTGGATGTGTGTGTTCTCGCCGTTCGTTCGCAGTTGTGGTGTGTTGTCGGTGTTCACGTACTTGTTGGACGACCTTTGCATGCTCAGGGTCAGGGGtcgcgatggcgatggctcTCAAGAGTGTTCCCGTAATAACGGCGACATGATGGATGAACAGCAAAGAGGACAGATGAGAGATCAAATGCGCCTCGGCTCATGATGTACTTGGTGTAGGAACTAGCATGCATGATGCAGGCATTATCACAGCCTTAGTAAGCTGCGATGGGTGTCTTACTGTAGCACAATTTTTGTCTCACACCATTATACTTGTAGGATCCTTCACATGCATGAGTTTTGCCGTAGCCAATCATTTCTTATGCGTGCCATTCCCGGCTACcttgaggagaagaatgaacTGGGGAAATGACTGGCACATCCCTCCAAGATTATGCGCATTACATAGCTAGTATACTACTCTGATACACGACGTGCTTGTTTCGCAATTGTGTGCATAACCCCAACTGGCGGTCACGATGATTACGCTGAACACGCAGATATTGGGGCGACATGCAGATATGTAGGGCGCAAATGGTGCCACTATTGCAGCTCCATAGACTATTTTGATAACCACTTGCATATAAGCCTCGGGACCCTCCTATCAAAGGGGTTCGCATCTGTACAGCAAGTCAAAATCCTTGTTCAACCATGGGCTTTGTTCAATGGAGGTGCTTGATCCACGCGGTTATGGCTGGTTAGAATATATATAGGATAGGCTGCTGCAGGGAGTTTCTGCACCGTACTGTACGTGTTCGTAGTCCCTGGCCTATTGCTCGATATACCCCTATTTCAATACTAGCAAACATGTCTTACTCAGACGAGGACATGCCAGAGCTCTTTTCCACCACCCAGATGCCGGTAAACTCGTGCACTACATCCGAGCTAAATGCAACGGGTCCTGAAAGAAACACATTGACCCAGCATTTTATGGACTCTTCACGCCTATCAAGCCCCGCCTCCAGCGCTATGATCCGCACTAGAGATGAGGCCGTCGCATCTTGTTATGGAGCATCGACAATGCCTAGCACTGCAGTGCCTCCTTCAGATATTATGGAGCAAATACAGGcaatggaaagaagaaatcatgCTCGACAGCAATTTCAAGACATAGCCACGCATCTGCagaagctctctctctccgaTCCAGAAATTCGGGTAGCTATACATTCTCGCCAATCCGACGGGAAAAGTATAGCGAAAAGCTCAAGTATTGTTAATGCTCAACGGTCAGCTGATGGAACTGATACGTTCTGTGTTGCTCAAAGACCCGAAGACGTTGATTACACCTTGGAGATAGATTTCAAAACTCCGCCTCGGCACTCAAAATTCACCTGCATCAAGTGTCAAGTTGTTTACCATCCTGGGAGTGACACCTGTGTTTTGATCAACCGAACAAAAGGGTTTCTGTACCTCGTTCACTTTGAGCAATCAtattcttattcttatcAGCTTGTCAAATCTAATTTACCATATGCCATTCAACCTGGGCTCTGGGGAATTGCGGCCACTCAATCGGATGACGCCGTTGACGATTGTATTGTCAATTTCTTACTATGTGAGAGGCGACATACAATTTCCATCTACCAAAGCGAAAACGGGAGTTTGACTGGGCAACAAGCGTTGGGCGCCAGTTCAGCGGCAGAATTCACGACTCATTCTGCCAACTCTATAAGCGCCAAAGAACTCGCTGGTGCCAAGAATAATCCTCTCCTTGACTTACAAGATGGGCAATTCGCTAATATCCAAATCCCGCTCCCTAAGACGAGCTTTCGACGAGAATTTTCTACATATCAACTAGACCGATTCAGAAAACTATCTGCAAAGGGTGTTGCGAGTGTTTTCTCTGGTCGACACTCTTTATTAGTCTCGGAAATCCTGGCTGTGAAGGTCATTCAGCATAAGTCTGAGCAACCTTGGAGCCAGTTACTCTCTGACTCGAAGTTCTGGAAACGAGAAAAGGGTTTCCTTGAGAAATTGGAACACGTAGGTTTTTGTTGATTGCTCTTATATCATCTGTGAGACTATTTGGTAATCGTATGCTATAGCCAAACATTGTTTCTCTCAAGGCCTTTGACGGTCGTTTTCTCGCACTGCATCTCGAGCTTCTCCCTCCTTCTCTGGCTCAAGGCTTCGATTCACCGTTTAGACCATCTGACGCTTCCAAGATACTCAGAACTCTTTCTTCAGCGCTCAAATACCTGGAATCTAAGGGCATTGCCCATAACGATATTAAGCCGAGCAATGTCGCCTACTCTCCCGGTCGAGGTGCTGTGCTCTTTGACTTTGGAATAGCTTCACGATCAAATGAAGTTGAATTTAGCGGATCGCCATGGTACATTCCACCAGAGTTTATGCATAGTGCAAACCGCTCTCCGGCGGGTGATGTATGGGCTTTCGGCATCATAATGCTGTATGTTCTAAAAAAGATACACTACCCTGAGCATATGATGAAGAGTTGGAATATACGTGGAATCAGAAAAGCGTCCAGCGCAGACAAATCAGATATGATGGTCTGGCTTCAACTTATCTATACCACCAGAGATGGCCTAGATAAAAAAAGCCCCATTGAGTATGCGACGTTCCTAATGCTAGATGAAGATCAGCATTCGCGCATAACGGCGGTGGGAATCCAGAATACACTTGACTACCAGCAATAGAGGTTTTGGCGTTAATATTATCACATGGAAATTTATAGACACACATAGCTACGATAGAATATTAATCGATGCATTTTCTCTCGCGATAGTAACCACTCTCTCTAAACATGGCTGACAGACCAATGCCTCTTCTGGTTATCATACAACAAATAACTAATCAGCATACACGGCGCGTAGAAACTAGATTCGGAGGTCGGCGGAGTCTCGCGTTTCCAAATCAGGAAATAAACAGTCAGCCACTCCCTTAGTCTTGCGGCGTTGAATGTGATAAACCTCGAACAGAATTTGTATAGATATGTATCTCGGTGTTCAATTGCATTCAATAAGTCGTTTCAAACATTTTCTGTATTCGTAGACACGCTCGCAATTGCTAGTCGCTTTCTTCTCGATCCGGATACTTGTGTGACCAGCTACCGTGGAGAAAGTACAACTTGGCATTTTAACCTCGTGCCCGCTATTGTTTTACGACTCTATAAGCCTTTTAAAccattttttataataaaatctGCAAAAACAAACCTCTAACGATGCACCTCATCCTCACTGGCGCCACCGGGCTCATTGGCTCAAGCGTTCTTGACGCCATGCTCAAGACAGCTGAAGTCACCAAAATATCCATTTTAAGCCGTCGACCCGTTCCAATGGCCGACAACGCGAAAGATCCCAGAGTCAATGTCATTATTCACAAAGATTTCCTTCATTACGAGTCAGAAGTTCTCAGCAAACTACAGGGTGCTAGCGGCGCTGTATGGGCTCTTGGAGTTAGCCAGACCAAGGTATCGAAAGAGTATGTGACTTACCTTTAAGTCACTGAGAGAGATATGGAAACTGACTCTACACGTGTCCCAGGgagtttataaaaattacaAAAGACTTCACTCTTGCAGGCGCAGAGGCATTCTCCAAGCTTGCGCCCAACGAGGATCCGTTCCGTTTCATATTCGTGTCAGGCCAAGGCTCAACCCAGACGCCTGGCACATTTAGCAATCTATACGGCCGTACCAAAGGCGAGACAGAAATTGCGCTTTCAGAGATGCGCTCTGCCAATCCTGGGCTCTTGGCGGAGGCTGTGGGGCCTGGATTCGTTGATGGAAAGGGCCATGCCGCGATTCAACCCTATCTGCAGCAACAAGGCTTTTTAATTGGCAACAGCAAAATGCTGCTCCGGAAACCCATTGAAGTGGCTGCAAAGTGGCTACACTGTCCAACAGAGCCAATGGGGCGGTTCTTGGTTGGAATGGCGTTGGGAAAGTACGAGACACAGTTGCGAGCAGATGCCGATGTTGTAACGATGAATAGCGGTCTAAGGGTCATTAAGAACTCTACGATAACCCGGATAACTGGTCTTGAGAATTAGAGCAAGGGGGTCTTAGAGTGAGAATTTGTGTGTTTTGTATTATTAGTGTCTGAGGACAGCATCCACTTTGTTTATGAACATGATTCTTTGTTACTCGAGAGGGACAGTTTGTCATTGTGGTGCATTGATCcgtttaatttaattttgTGGTTCTTATGCCAGTAATCTCCATGTCTCAGATCGGTTCAACTTGCTTTCAGTCAGATATTTACAACAACAATTTGTCCAGCAGAGATTTCTCGGCCTCGCTCCAGCGCCTCCGCATACTTCTCAAACGGATACGACGCCAACACTTCAAAGCCACCCTCTCCATTGAGCTTCAAAATGCCCGCCTCAGCCATCCGAATTAGCCCACGAACATGTTCTGCCTCAAACATGCACGAGCCCCGGATTGTAATGTCGTTGAACATCATTGCGAGATATGGTATTGGCAGGGCGGCATCTCCACGGGCTCCAAGAAGGCATATCCGACCACCTTTGCGAACAGAAAGCATAGCCGTGTTAAGATAAGTCGCAGAGGTAGAAGCACTAGGTCCCACGTCCACAAAGGCATCGATTTGGCCGAAAGATTGGATGGCAGCCACGTCGCTGGGCTCTCCAGTCAACTTGACTGTTTGGATCCCAGGGAAACGAGCTTTCAGGGCGTTTAGACTCTCTTCACTGCGGCCACCGGCAATGACATTCGCGCCCATTGCCCGAGCCATGGCAACACAGCTGCCGCTGAAAACTCCAGTCGCTGGCGCAATCAGCACTGTCTCACCAGCCTT is part of the Trichoderma atroviride chromosome 1, complete sequence genome and encodes:
- a CDS encoding uncharacterized protein (EggNog:ENOG41~antiSMASH:Cluster_1.4), giving the protein MPAFESSDLAAGKRVIWESSVKNLSHAYINIFGDYWERFNTMRVPILGEDRFLEIALELEHVAKDQEDLERLLEERKEEWEKEAKQWLGGIARKSWTGGKSFQCEDASDTAYRASMTGSLQHFLELLNGVVHGWAPDEVQDETTNDTDIANPNSNAQNTTAETDESEMALLNMLSHEDYMRRKLASKNPVYEPTYDGNVHKAPFFKSDQVLLIRQRFGKSKGKRVHGEDEETQPSEIPTDANASNLNNPSRPRKRPRFDDESSITITEDLSQNASSSAIDHVADKSPARKRYRPEDDDDAINDGERKRQRRASSSEHPVSVPQEADESNVRKTPRRNPTKGKRQKRSIVQAPASSEPSTSLSTATDIVMNPPPKSLRRPLHELIPQLPTRLQGNGKV
- a CDS encoding uncharacterized protein (SMCOG1030:serine/threonine protein kinase~antiSMASH:Cluster_1.4), whose product is MSYSDEDMPELFSTTQMPVNSCTTSELNATGPERNTLTQHFMDSSRLSSPASSAMIRTRDEAVASCYGASTMPSTAVPPSDIMEQIQAMERRNHARQQFQDIATHLQKLSLSDPEIRVAIHSRQSDGKSIAKSSSIVNAQRSADGTDTFCVAQRPEDVDYTLEIDFKTPPRHSKFTCIKCQVVYHPGSDTCVLINRTKGFLYLVHFEQSYSYSYQLVKSNLPYAIQPGLWGIAATQSDDAVDDCIVNFLLCERRHTISIYQSENGSLTGQQALGASSAAEFTTHSANSISAKELAGAKNNPLLDLQDGQFANIQIPLPKTSFRREFSTYQLDRFRKLSAKGVASVFSGRHSLLVSEILAVKVIQHKSEQPWSQLLSDSKFWKREKGFLEKLEHPNIVSLKAFDGRFLALHLELLPPSLAQGFDSPFRPSDASKILRTLSSALKYLESKGIAHNDIKPSNVAYSPGRGAVLFDFGIASRSNEVEFSGSPWYIPPEFMHSANRSPAGDVWAFGIIMLYVLKKIHYPEHMMKSWNIRGIRKASSADKSDMMVWLQLIYTTRDGLDKKSPIEYATFLMLDEDQHSRITAVGIQNTLDYQQ
- a CDS encoding uncharacterized protein (EggNog:ENOG41~antiSMASH:Cluster_1.4), yielding MHLILTGATGLIGSSVLDAMLKTAEVTKISILSRRPVPMADNAKDPRVNVIIHKDFLHYESEVLSKLQGASGAVWALGVSQTKVSKEEFIKITKDFTLAGAEAFSKLAPNEDPFRFIFVSGQGSTQTPGTFSNLYGRTKGETEIALSEMRSANPGLLAEAVGPGFVDGKGHAAIQPYLQQQGFLIGNSKMLLRKPIEVAAKWLHCPTEPMGRFLVGMALGKYETQLRADADVVTMNSGLRVIKNSTITRITGLEN
- a CDS encoding uncharacterized protein (EggNog:ENOG41~SMCOG1040:alcohol dehydrogenase~antiSMASH:Cluster_1.4) gives rise to the protein MALPASMKALILKSPGNGAIENTPVPQALPGSVIVQVLHVLVYPVTPDVFHGTTANPNMTLPYPLVFGSPAIGRVAAIGPDTTAFKPGQLVLVDSNLRARDDPNVSAVWGAFDGFDETTKRFVKETWRDGAWAEYVRAPLENTWALNEDKLIGKLGLKTEDLLHLGLLPVLYSGLRKIDVKAGETVLIAPATGVFSGSCVAMARAMGANVIAGGRSEESLNALKARFPGIQTVKLTGEPSDVAAIQSFGQIDAFVDVGPSASTSATYLNTAMLSVRKGGRICLLGARGDAALPIPYLAMMFNDITIRGSCMFEAEHVRGLIRMAEAGILKLNGEGGFEVLASYPFEKYAEALERGREISAGQIVVVNI